The window GGCGTGCTGGATAAGGCATGCTGCGAAAGCATCATCGACTCGTCAAAGGGCGTGAACGCGATGAGTCAGCGCAAGGACATATCCTATTCAGGCTATCTCCAGCTCGACAAGATTTTGCAGGCACAGCAGCCGCTTTCCACCGCCCATGACGAGATGCTGTTCGTTATCCAGCACCAGACGTCGGAGCTCTGGATGAAGCTCGCGATCCACGAACTGACCGCCACCTGCCGGTTGATCGCCGCGGACGACCTGCAACCGGCCTTCAAGACGTTGGCGCGGGTATCGCGCATCCTCGAGCAGCTCAATTCAGCCTGGGATGTGCTTCGCACGATGACGCCAAGCGAATATACGGAATTTCGCGGTTTGCTTGGGCAATCGTCCGGCTTCCAGTCCTGGCAGTACCGGGTAATCGAGTTTCTTGTCGGCAACAAGAATGCGGCGATGATCCATGCGCACCAGGACGACAAAGCCGTTGTCGAACGTCTCGAAGCGGTGCGCCTTGCACCGAGTATCTACGATCTCACCATCCAGCTTTTGCACCGCCGCGGCCTCGGCATCGACAAGGCCACACTCGAACGCGATATTTCGGTACCGCACTTGCCAAACGACAGCGTTCTGAACGCCTGGTCATCGGTCTATCGGGACCCGACTCGTTACTGGGAATTGTATGAGCTTGCCGAGAAGCTCGTGGATTTCGAGGATTATTTCCGCCGCTGGCGTTTCAACCACGTCACGACAGTGGAGCGGATCATCGGATTCAAGCGGGGCACCGGCGGCTCTTCCGGTGTTTCTTATTTGCGGAAGATGCTGGACGTCGTGTTGTTCCCCGAGTTGTGGCAGGTCAGGACACAATTGTGAAAGCCCTGATCGACATATCGCCTGCGCTGCGGGTCGGCATGGGGGTGTTTCCCGGCGATGCCGAGTTTGCGGTGAGCCAGACATTTGCGATCGGGCCCGACTGTCCCGTCAACGTCGCCAGCATCGCGATGTCGACGCATTGCGGCGCGCACGCCGATGCGCCGCTGCACTACGATCCCGCCGGCGCCAGCATCGACATGCTCGATCTCGACGATTTCATCGGCCCCGCCCGGGTCATTGACGCGCGCGGAAGTGGCCCGCTCTGCGGCTTTGAGGAGATCGCGGCCGCGCTCGACGGCGCGCCGCCGCGGCTGCTTTTCAAATTGATGGACCGGGGCGATGAATTGGCCTGGCCGACCGGTTTCCGCGCGCTGGCGCCGGAGACCGTGGAGCGCCTCGCCCTTCGCGGGACGCGGCTGATCGGCGTGGACGTCCCCTCCGTCGACCCGGAGACCTCGAAGAGCCTGCCGTCGCATATGGTCTGCAAGAAGTACGATCTTCGCATTGTCGAGAATCTCGTGCTGGCCGATGTAGAACCCGGCGATTACGAGTTGATTGCGTTGCCGTTGAAACTCAGGGGTCTCGACGCAGCGCCGCTGCGCGCGGTGCTCAGGCGATCCGGTCCCGTTTGAGATGGAGATGCCAAATCGAAATCGCCAACGCTTGCAGATTTCCGCTATGCTTGGCCTGTTAATCGGAAAATCCCTGAGAGCCTGAAGGAACTATGCCGGGAAGCAAAGCGGGAATGAAGGTATTGCCATCGCGACCGGATGCTCGGCTTGAATCGGCGCCTGTGCGCGGGACGGCGGCCGCCATGATCGAGATCGATCGCGTCTCACAGGTTTTTCGTACCTCCGGCCGTCAGGACCATCTGGCGTTGTCGGAGATCTCGCTGACCGTCGAGGACGGCGCCTTCGTCTCCATCCTCGGCCCCTCGGGCTGCGGAAAATCGACGCTGCTCTATATCGTCGGCGGCTTTGTCAGTCCGACCCTGGGCTCAGCCAGGATGAGGGGCAAGGCGATTACCGGGCCCGGACCCGATCGCGGGCCGGTGTTTCAGGAGTTCGCGCTGTTTCCTTGGAAAAGCGTGCTCGGCAACGTGATGTATGGGCCGCGCCAGCAGGGCGTGAAGCCGGCGGAAGCCGAGGCGCAGAGCCGCGCGCTGATCGAGATGGTCGGTCTGAAGGGTTTTGAGCATTTTTACCCGAAGGAGTTGTCCGGCGGCATGAAGCAGCGCGTCGCGCTGGCGCGCACGCTGGCCTATCACCCCGCCGTGCTGTTGATGGACGAGCCGTTCGGCGCGCTCGATGCGCACACCCGCACCCGGCTGCAGAACGATCTGCTCAACATCTGGGAGCGCGACCGCAAGACGGTGCTGTTCGTCACCCATTCGGTCGAGGAGGCCGTCTTCCTGTCCGACAAGGTCGTGGTGATGACGCGTTCGCCCGGCCGCATCAAGGAGGTCGTCGATATCGACCTGCCGCGCCCGCGCCGCCGCGCCGAGCTTCTGCTCGATCCCCACTACCAGAAATACGTCGTCGATATCGAGCGCATGATCGACGACACCGGCGAAGACGAGGTGCACCCATGATCTCGGGCCGCGCTCTTCTCGCCCGCTCGGCGCCGTTGCTCGCCTGTCTCGGCCTGCTCGGCATCTGGCAGGTTGCGGCGCTGATCATCAACACCGATAGCTTTCCGACCGCGCTGGACGCGATCCGCGCGGTTCCTTCCATCCTCGGCGACAAGGAATCCCTGATTAACATCCTTGCCTCGCTGCGACGCATGGCCATCGGCTTCGGCGTGGCGGTTGTCGTGTCTATACCGCTGGGATTGATGATGGGCCGCAGCCGAGCCGTGGCGGCATTCTTCAATCCGCTGCTGATGGTGACCTATCCGGTGCCGAAGGCGGCGCTGATGCCGATCATCATGCTCTGGCTCGGCGTCGGCGACCTTGCGAAGATGCTGGTGATCTTCCTCGGCGTCAGTCTGCCGGTGATTTATCACAGCTTTCAGGGCGCCAAAGCGGTTGAGGAAAAGATGCTGTGGTCGGGCGCCGCGATGGGGCTTTCGGCAATACAGCGCATGATCCGGATCGTGCTGCCGGCCGCGTTGCCGGAAATCCTCACGGGATGCCGTACTGGGCTCGTGCTCGCCCTGATCACCATGGTCACGAGCGAAATGATCGCGCGGCAGTCCGGCGCCGGAAACATCCTGTTCAACGCGCTCGACATGGGACAGTACGATACGGTGTACGCGATGATCATCATCATCGGCGCCATGGGTATCGGCCTCGACGCCGCGTTCGAAAACATGCGCGGCCGATTGGTAAAATGGTCCGAGCCGGGCTTCGACATTCCCCTGAGCTTTGCATGAACGCGCGCGCTGTCACATCAGATGTTCTGCTCGGCATGGTGCCGATCGCGCTGCTGATCGCGATATGGCAGGCGGTCGGCTCGCTCGGTTATGCCCCGGCGACGCTGTTGCCGCCGCCCGGCATGGTGTTCGCGCGTCTTGCGCAACAGCTCTTGACCAGTACGTTTCAGCAGGAGATCGCCGCCACGCTGTTTCGGCTGTTCGCGGGATTCTTGATTGCGGTGGTCGTCGGCGTCACCATCGGCCTCTTCGCCGCGACGAACCCGGCCATCAACGCCGTGGTGCGTCCCATCGTGCGGGTACTGGCGCCATTGCCCAAGGTCGCCCTGTATCCGGCATTGCTGTTGTTGCTCGGATTCGGCCATGAATCCAAGATCACGCTGGTTGTCGCCGACGCATTGTTTCCGATCCTGCTTTCGACCTATTACGGCGCCTCGATGGTGGAGCAGAAGCTGATCTGGTCGGCAATGGCGGCGGGCACGCCGCGCCGGCAGATCCTGTTCAAGGTGGTGCTGCCGGCGGCGGTGCCGTCGATCCTCACCGGCTGCCGGATCGGTCTCGTGATCTCCTGCATCGTGGTGTTCCTCGCCGAGATGATCACCTCGACCGACGGCCTCGGCCATGTGCTGGTGACGGCGGCCCGGACCTTCCAGGCGGTCGACATGTTCGTGCCGCTGATCACGATCTCGCTGCTCGGCCTTATTCTCAACGGCCTGCTGCAGGGATTGCGGTCCTATCTGCTGCGCGGGTTTCCGGAAGTCTGATGCCATTTTTGAAGCGGAGATAGAAACATGCTGGCCGATCGCATCGAGGCGAAATGGATCGACGCATTCTGCGAGATTTTCGAGCGCTGCGCGGTCAAATCAGGTGATACCGCCGCGATCCTGTCGGAGACGCAGTCGCGCGCGCTCAATGTTCATTTGGCCGAACTCGCGCTGCTTCGGATGGGCGCAAAGCCGTTCCACATCGTCGTGCCGACCCCGCGCAACCGGCAAATCGTGCCGATCCGCTCCACCGGCGCCAGCGAGGCGATCCAGCGGCTCGCCCCGGTCGTCACCGCGCTGCGGCAGGCGGGTTTCGTGGTCGACTGCACCATTGAAGGACTGATGCACGCGGTCGAGACGCCGGAAATCCTCAAAGCCGGCGCGCGGATTCTGGTGATTTCCAACGAACATCCCGAAGCGCTGGAGCGCATGGTGCCCGATACGGCTTTGGAAAAGCGCGTGCGGGCCGCAGCAAAAATGCTGCGAGGGACAAAGCGGATGCGCGTGACTTCCAGAGCGGGGACTGAACTCGACATCGATATGGTCGGCGCCTCGACTGTTGGCGTGTGGGGCTGGACCGACAAGCCCGGCACGCTGGCGCATTGGCCCGGCGGCATTGTCGTCAGCTTTCCCAAAAGCAGTACCGTCAACGGCACACTGGTGATGGCGGCGGGCGACATCAATCTCACCTTCAAGCGCTATCTGACGTCGCCGGTCAGGATGACGCTGAAGAACGACTACGTCACAAATCTGGAAGGCGAGGGCGCGGATGCGGCCATGATGCGCGCTTATCTGGCGGCATGGGGCGACCGCGAAGCCTATGCGGTGTCGCATGTCGGCTTCGGCATGAATCCGGCCGCGCGCTACGAGGCGCTGACCATGTATGACCAGCGCGATACCAACGGCACGGAGCTCCGCGCGGTCGCCGGCAATTTCCTGTTCTCCACCGGCGCCAATGAATTTGCCGGCCGCTATACGGCCGGGCATTTTGATCTGCCGATAATGGGGACCACGATCGAGCTCGACAACGTTGCCGTGGTCCGCGAGGGCGTGCTGCAGGACGTGTTCGGTTAATCCCTGTCAAGCACAGGCGGCCTGGCGAGCCCAAAATGCCGAAGCAGATTAACCAGTTCCGCGAGGCGCTGCTCGCGATAGGAGTCGACATCGAGGCCGGAATAATCGAGAAAGCCGGCGCCGGTCCGCAAGCCGATGCGACCCTCGCGCATGTTGCGTGAGATCACCTCGGGCGCGCGATAGCGGTCGCTATCAAGCGCGCCTTCGAGATAGCGGCTGGCATAATAGAGAATGTCGCCGCCGCCCCAGTCGATGAATTCCAGAAGGCCCAGCACCGCATAGCGGAACCCAAAGCCGTAGCGGATTGCCTTGTCGATATCCTCAGGGCTGGCGACGCCTTCCTCCACCATCCGCGCCGCCTCGTTCATGGCGAGCGCCTGGATGCGCGGCACGATGAAGCCGGGCGTGGCGGCGCACACCACCGGCACCTTGCCGATGCCCTCCAGCAACGCTTTCACCTGCGCGATGACCGCCGGATCGGTCGCGGCCCCAGGCGAGATCTCGACCAGCGGGATCAGATAGGCCGGGTTCAGCCAGTGCACGTTGAGGAAACGTCCGGGGCGCTCGACCGCGCCTGAGATGTCATCGACCAGAATGGTCGACGTGGTCGAGGCGATGATGATGTCAGGCCCGACACATTTCGAGGCGGAAGCCAGCACCTCGCGCTTGAGCTCGACCACCTCGGGGACGCCTTCGAACACCATGCCGGCGCCGGCGAGGGCTGTCGCCATATTCTGCGCAGGCACCACGGAGACCCGCGCGATGATGGCGTCGGCGTCATTCGCCGCCAGCAATCCGAACCGCGCCAGGCTCGCCAGCGTTTTCCGGATTTCGCCGAGCGCCTCGGCTTCGAGTGTCGCGAATTGGTCCGCAGGCCGCACCTTGACGTCGATCATGGTGACGGCGTGGCCGGCATAGGCGAACGCCACCGCGATGCCGCGCCCCATGCGGCCGGCGCCAAGACAGGCGATCGGGGGACGAGCCGCGCTCATCGATCAAAACCTCCGCGCAGCAGCGTCTGCAGTTGGTCGCGGCCGAGCCCGCCGAGACCGAGACTTGCCAGCGTACGCCCGCCCTTGAAAAAGTCCTCGCCGCAGATTGCGCCGCCGACGGCGAGAAAGGCCCTTGCCAGCGGCGTCGCGACGCCAGCCAGTTCGGCCACCGAAACTAACAACGACAGGCCGAGCCGCAAATCTTCCCGCATATAGCGATGTTCTCTGAGCACGATCCGCTCGCGCCAGTCGCCGGAATCGGTCAGGCGATCATGCGAGCCGCGGCCATACATCCATTGCTCGCCTTCGGTCGCGTAATGATGCGCCAGCGGAAAATGCGGACCGCCATAGCCCAAACCTTCGCGCACGGCGATGCGCTCGGCGTCAAGCGCGTCGGTGACGCGGCGGATCGCGGCCTGGGTGCCTTCCTTGTGAATGTCCCAGCGCTCGAAATGTTCGATCGGGCCGGCATTCATGACGATCAGCGGCGGATGGATGATCGGCCCGGCATTCATCAGCGCTCCCGACAGCGCGTCGCCGCACGGTTCGATCACGCCGGGAAAGGCCCTTCCGGTCACGTCGAGGGCGTGGTTCGCGCTTTTCAACGGAAATACACCGACCGGCAGCCGCTTGGCGCGGATGGTGATGGCGACTTCTAACGGGCCATGCTTGCGCGTCAGCCATGGCAGCGTGCCGGTCTCGGCAAAGCTCACGCTGGCGCGATTGCCAGCCTCATGGGTGGCTTTCGCGAAGATCATCGAGCCGAATGTGGCCGGCGGCAGGAATACCACCTGTCCGTCGCGCAGATGCGGCGCGAGCAGGTTTGCGATATCGGGCTGCGCGAAGGCCGGGGCAGGGCACAGGATCAGTTCGGCGTTGCCGACGGCTTCGGCGATGTCAGTCGTTACCAAGGCCAGCCGTACGTCGTGTTGGCCATTTGAGTCCTTCAGAATGATGCGCGAGCCCGCGGCGCGATGCGCTGTGACCTGAGCCACATCACGCCGCCACAGCCTGACGTCATGGCCCTGCAGCGCAAAATCGCCCGCGGCTGCGAACGAGCCGTTGCCGCCGCCGAGCACCGCGATCTTCAAGACGCCCCTCCTTGTGCGCGCGCGGGCGCATCGAGCCGCCGCAGCACGAAATGCTGGACCTTGCCGAGAGCGGTCCGCGGCAGGTCGTCGACGAAAACGATCTCACGCGGCACCTTGAAGCGGGCGAGCTGCGTCAGCACATGCGCCTTCAAATTCTCCGCCTCCACCGAACATCCTGCCCGCCTGATGACGTAGGCTACCGGCACCTCATCCCATCTCGGATCGGGGCGGCCGATCACGGCGCACTCCACGACCTCGGGATGCTCCAGCAGCACGCGCTCGACTTCCGCCGGATAGATGTTCTCGCCGCCGGAAATGATCAGGTTCTTTTTGCGGTCGTGCACCCAAAAATAACCGTCTGCGTCGCGCAGCCCGATGTCGCCGGTGCGATACCAGCCGTCGTGCAGCGCCTCCCGCGTCGCCTGCTCGTTGCCCCAATATTCGCAGAATACGTTAGGGCCTCGCACGACGATCTCGCCCGGCGTGTTCGGCGGCAATTCATTCCCGTCGTCATCTACCACTGCGGCGTCGCAACACAGGCCGCGAAGGCCAGTCGAGCCGAGGCGCGAAAGATCGCCGCCGCGGCGAGTGTAAACCGCGATTGGACAGGTTTCGGTCGAGCCGTAGACCTGAAGCACCGGCACGCCGCGTGCGACAAAGCGCTCGATCAGATGCGGCGGCACGATGGTCGATCCGGTCGAGACCGCCTTCAGCGAGGACAGGTCGGTCGAGGCCCAGTCGGGATGGTCGGTCACCGCCTGAATGATCGCGGGCACCAGCACCGTTAAGGTCGGCCGCTCGCGCGCGATCGTAGCGAGCGTCGTTTCCGGCGTGAAGCGCGAATGGATCGTCACCATCGCACCAAAGTGCAGCGCCGGCGTGGTCTGAATGTTAAGGCCGCCGACATGGAAGAAGGGCAGCACGGTAAGCACGTGGTCATCCGAGGTGAGGCCGTGCATGTGCTGGCTCATCACGGCGTTCCACAACAGCGCTTGCTGTCGCAGCACCGCGCCCTTCGGCCTTCCGGTCGTGCCGGAGGTATAGACGATCAGGAGCGGATAACTGAGATCGGCATCCGGATTTCGGCCGTCGCCGCGCGCCTGGGCCAGCAGCGCATCGAATGTGCGCCCGCGCGGCGGCGTGAAATCGAGGCCTACGATGCTGGCCAAGGGCAAGCTCTTTTCCAGCGCGGGTAGGATCTCCGCAAAAGCCTGTTCGAGCACCAGCACCTTGATCGAGGCGTCCGACAGGATGAACGATTGTTCAGCTACCGCCAGCCGCCAGTTCAGCGGCACCAGCATGGCGCCGAGCCGGGCACAGGCATAGAGCAATACGAGATAGTCAGGCCGGTTCAGGCTGAGGATCGCGACGCGATCGCCGCGGCTGACCCCGCACTCGGCTTTCAGTGCACGCGCGGTTTGCTCAATGCGCGCAGCGAAATCCGCGTAGGTAAGAGTCTCACCTTCAAAAATGGTCGCGGTCTTGAACGGCGTGAACGCCGCATTCCGTTCGATGAGATCGGAAAGGTCCATTTTCGAGCTAGTCGTCCGTCTCGCCGGTCTCGTACAGCGCCTCGCGGCCGATGCGGTCGAGACAGAGTTCGGCGGTCCATGGCAGCATCAGCGATCCGCAGCGGCTGTCGCGATAGATGCGCTCCAAGGCTAACGATTTCAGCATCGCCTGGCCGCCGCAGGTGCGGATCGCCAGTGTCGCGATCTCGTTGGCGCCCTCCATCGCGGAATATTGCGCGGCGTAGGCGCGCAGCACCTGCTCCTTGGTCGGGTTGGCGCAGGCTTCGGTGACCGCCTGAAACCAGATCGCCTTGATCTGCTCCAGCTTGATCTGCATCTGTGCCACCGCGATCTGCTTGGTCGGATACATCCGCCGCTTGACCGGCGGCGTGCCGCGCACCTCGCCGCGCAGATAGCGCACGGTGAAATCATATGCCGCCTGCGCCAGGCCGACATAGGTCGGCGACAGCGTCAGGAACATATGCGGCCAACGCATCGCCGCCTGAAAATAGACGCCGCGCGGCATCAGCGCCGCATCTTCCGGCACGAATACATCCTTGAACAGAAGTGTGCGTGACACTGTGCCGCGCATGCCCAGCGGATCCCAGTCGCCGACCACCGAGACGCCATCGGCCTTGGCCGGCACCGCGAGGTAGAGCGTGTTGCGGCGGGAGGCTTTTTCCCCCTCC is drawn from Bradyrhizobium lablabi and contains these coding sequences:
- a CDS encoding ABC transporter permease; the encoded protein is MISGRALLARSAPLLACLGLLGIWQVAALIINTDSFPTALDAIRAVPSILGDKESLINILASLRRMAIGFGVAVVVSIPLGLMMGRSRAVAAFFNPLLMVTYPVPKAALMPIIMLWLGVGDLAKMLVIFLGVSLPVIYHSFQGAKAVEEKMLWSGAAMGLSAIQRMIRIVLPAALPEILTGCRTGLVLALITMVTSEMIARQSGAGNILFNALDMGQYDTVYAMIIIIGAMGIGLDAAFENMRGRLVKWSEPGFDIPLSFA
- a CDS encoding acyl-CoA dehydrogenase family protein, with protein sequence MTVQASKTATAIDAINLDAPIFASDAFRLNDEQAGIIATARELGQSVFAGRAAAYDREAKFPIENYRDLHRAGLLGIAIPKKHGGLGAGYQTYAIAAAEIGRYCGATALTWNMHVCSTLWSGPLADDLDMNAATRAEHERRRALHYKRIVEEGAIYSQPFSEGGAAAAGGVAFGTEAKPVKGGWLVNGKKIFASLSGHADYYGALCTEIVEGEKASRRNTLYLAVPAKADGVSVVGDWDPLGMRGTVSRTLLFKDVFVPEDAALMPRGVYFQAAMRWPHMFLTLSPTYVGLAQAAYDFTVRYLRGEVRGTPPVKRRMYPTKQIAVAQMQIKLEQIKAIWFQAVTEACANPTKEQVLRAYAAQYSAMEGANEIATLAIRTCGGQAMLKSLALERIYRDSRCGSLMLPWTAELCLDRIGREALYETGETDD
- the kynB gene encoding arylformamidase, producing the protein MKALIDISPALRVGMGVFPGDAEFAVSQTFAIGPDCPVNVASIAMSTHCGAHADAPLHYDPAGASIDMLDLDDFIGPARVIDARGSGPLCGFEEIAAALDGAPPRLLFKLMDRGDELAWPTGFRALAPETVERLALRGTRLIGVDVPSVDPETSKSLPSHMVCKKYDLRIVENLVLADVEPGDYELIALPLKLRGLDAAPLRAVLRRSGPV
- a CDS encoding NAD/NADP-dependent octopine/nopaline dehydrogenase family protein; translated protein: MKIAVLGGGNGSFAAAGDFALQGHDVRLWRRDVAQVTAHRAAGSRIILKDSNGQHDVRLALVTTDIAEAVGNAELILCPAPAFAQPDIANLLAPHLRDGQVVFLPPATFGSMIFAKATHEAGNRASVSFAETGTLPWLTRKHGPLEVAITIRAKRLPVGVFPLKSANHALDVTGRAFPGVIEPCGDALSGALMNAGPIIHPPLIVMNAGPIEHFERWDIHKEGTQAAIRRVTDALDAERIAVREGLGYGGPHFPLAHHYATEGEQWMYGRGSHDRLTDSGDWRERIVLREHRYMREDLRLGLSLLVSVAELAGVATPLARAFLAVGGAICGEDFFKGGRTLASLGLGGLGRDQLQTLLRGGFDR
- a CDS encoding 3-hydroxybutyryl-CoA dehydrogenase; this translates as MGRGIAVAFAYAGHAVTMIDVKVRPADQFATLEAEALGEIRKTLASLARFGLLAANDADAIIARVSVVPAQNMATALAGAGMVFEGVPEVVELKREVLASASKCVGPDIIIASTTSTILVDDISGAVERPGRFLNVHWLNPAYLIPLVEISPGAATDPAVIAQVKALLEGIGKVPVVCAATPGFIVPRIQALAMNEAARMVEEGVASPEDIDKAIRYGFGFRYAVLGLLEFIDWGGGDILYYASRYLEGALDSDRYRAPEVISRNMREGRIGLRTGAGFLDYSGLDVDSYREQRLAELVNLLRHFGLARPPVLDRD
- a CDS encoding ABC transporter permease; this translates as MNARAVTSDVLLGMVPIALLIAIWQAVGSLGYAPATLLPPPGMVFARLAQQLLTSTFQQEIAATLFRLFAGFLIAVVVGVTIGLFAATNPAINAVVRPIVRVLAPLPKVALYPALLLLLGFGHESKITLVVADALFPILLSTYYGASMVEQKLIWSAMAAGTPRRQILFKVVLPAAVPSILTGCRIGLVISCIVVFLAEMITSTDGLGHVLVTAARTFQAVDMFVPLITISLLGLILNGLLQGLRSYLLRGFPEV
- a CDS encoding peptidase M29 produces the protein MLADRIEAKWIDAFCEIFERCAVKSGDTAAILSETQSRALNVHLAELALLRMGAKPFHIVVPTPRNRQIVPIRSTGASEAIQRLAPVVTALRQAGFVVDCTIEGLMHAVETPEILKAGARILVISNEHPEALERMVPDTALEKRVRAAAKMLRGTKRMRVTSRAGTELDIDMVGASTVGVWGWTDKPGTLAHWPGGIVVSFPKSSTVNGTLVMAAGDINLTFKRYLTSPVRMTLKNDYVTNLEGEGADAAMMRAYLAAWGDREAYAVSHVGFGMNPAARYEALTMYDQRDTNGTELRAVAGNFLFSTGANEFAGRYTAGHFDLPIMGTTIELDNVAVVREGVLQDVFG
- the kynA gene encoding tryptophan 2,3-dioxygenase — its product is MSQRKDISYSGYLQLDKILQAQQPLSTAHDEMLFVIQHQTSELWMKLAIHELTATCRLIAADDLQPAFKTLARVSRILEQLNSAWDVLRTMTPSEYTEFRGLLGQSSGFQSWQYRVIEFLVGNKNAAMIHAHQDDKAVVERLEAVRLAPSIYDLTIQLLHRRGLGIDKATLERDISVPHLPNDSVLNAWSSVYRDPTRYWELYELAEKLVDFEDYFRRWRFNHVTTVERIIGFKRGTGGSSGVSYLRKMLDVVLFPELWQVRTQL
- a CDS encoding class I adenylate-forming enzyme family protein → MDLSDLIERNAAFTPFKTATIFEGETLTYADFAARIEQTARALKAECGVSRGDRVAILSLNRPDYLVLLYACARLGAMLVPLNWRLAVAEQSFILSDASIKVLVLEQAFAEILPALEKSLPLASIVGLDFTPPRGRTFDALLAQARGDGRNPDADLSYPLLIVYTSGTTGRPKGAVLRQQALLWNAVMSQHMHGLTSDDHVLTVLPFFHVGGLNIQTTPALHFGAMVTIHSRFTPETTLATIARERPTLTVLVPAIIQAVTDHPDWASTDLSSLKAVSTGSTIVPPHLIERFVARGVPVLQVYGSTETCPIAVYTRRGGDLSRLGSTGLRGLCCDAAVVDDDGNELPPNTPGEIVVRGPNVFCEYWGNEQATREALHDGWYRTGDIGLRDADGYFWVHDRKKNLIISGGENIYPAEVERVLLEHPEVVECAVIGRPDPRWDEVPVAYVIRRAGCSVEAENLKAHVLTQLARFKVPREIVFVDDLPRTALGKVQHFVLRRLDAPARAQGGAS
- a CDS encoding ABC transporter ATP-binding protein; amino-acid sequence: MKVLPSRPDARLESAPVRGTAAAMIEIDRVSQVFRTSGRQDHLALSEISLTVEDGAFVSILGPSGCGKSTLLYIVGGFVSPTLGSARMRGKAITGPGPDRGPVFQEFALFPWKSVLGNVMYGPRQQGVKPAEAEAQSRALIEMVGLKGFEHFYPKELSGGMKQRVALARTLAYHPAVLLMDEPFGALDAHTRTRLQNDLLNIWERDRKTVLFVTHSVEEAVFLSDKVVVMTRSPGRIKEVVDIDLPRPRRRAELLLDPHYQKYVVDIERMIDDTGEDEVHP